The Streptomyces camelliae genome window below encodes:
- a CDS encoding glycosyltransferase, with product MSFGVPVVSTDCGHAPREIVTHGEDGLLVPAEGTVEDALADALCRFRARLQGRQDRAFDAPCHVDPYGDFHIVIPLTTAAEHHPGTAARWDLRLSAYGGPELRLGMLTGDLADRGDITAFPAAHRSTPEGRFTVQLCLTPDHDLALTTRDAVLSPRS from the coding sequence ATGAGCTTCGGGGTGCCCGTGGTGAGCACCGACTGCGGCCACGCCCCCCGCGAGATCGTCACGCACGGCGAGGACGGCCTGCTCGTTCCGGCGGAGGGAACTGTCGAGGACGCGCTCGCCGACGCGCTGTGCCGCTTCCGGGCCCGGCTCCAGGGACGCCAGGACCGGGCCTTCGACGCCCCCTGCCACGTCGACCCGTACGGCGACTTCCACATCGTCATCCCGCTCACGACCGCCGCCGAACACCACCCCGGCACAGCGGCACGGTGGGACCTGCGCCTGAGCGCGTACGGCGGCCCCGAACTCCGCCTGGGCATGCTGACCGGCGACCTCGCGGACCGCGGGGACATCACCGCGTTCCCGGCGGCCCACCGCTCGACGCCTGAAGGCCGGTTCACCGTCCAGCTCTGCCTGACGCCCGATCACGACCTGGCGCTCACCACCCGGGATGCCGTGCTCAGCCCTCGATCGTGA
- a CDS encoding glycosyltransferase: MKISFLLYDAHGTDGTVRATANLAGALADQHDVEIVSCHRTADRMRLTPAPGVKVRTLVDLRPASRHYPGRIGDQRARGTMCPHDTVHHGPTPPGTLGEERLARFLRDTDADVVIATRPYLTCFLAEYGRPDQLRIGQEHTGRDLHPAALRDDLDRAVSLLDAYVSVSAADARAHRRALHSARTRLTSIPACSPAPRTEPSSGQSRTVVTAGRLTAPERYDRLVDAFAKVVAVHPDWTLRIYGRGPERGRLRRRIDELGLHDHVLLMGARTPMDLEWAKAPSPSCRAAPDPPACPSWRP, encoded by the coding sequence ATGAAGATCAGTTTCCTGCTCTACGACGCCCACGGCACCGACGGCACGGTCCGCGCCACGGCCAACCTCGCCGGCGCCCTCGCCGACCAGCACGACGTGGAGATCGTCTCCTGCCATCGCACCGCCGACCGGATGCGCCTGACACCGGCGCCGGGCGTGAAGGTGCGCACACTGGTGGACCTGCGGCCGGCCTCCCGGCACTACCCGGGTCGCATCGGCGACCAGCGGGCCCGCGGCACCATGTGCCCCCACGACACGGTGCACCACGGCCCGACGCCCCCCGGCACACTCGGCGAGGAACGGCTCGCACGCTTCCTCCGGGACACCGACGCCGACGTGGTGATCGCGACACGGCCGTACCTGACCTGCTTCCTGGCCGAGTACGGCCGCCCGGACCAGCTGCGCATCGGCCAGGAGCACACCGGCCGCGATCTGCACCCGGCGGCGCTCCGGGACGACCTGGACAGGGCCGTGTCCCTCCTCGACGCCTATGTGAGCGTGTCCGCGGCGGACGCGCGCGCCCACCGCCGGGCCCTGCATTCCGCGCGCACCCGCCTCACGAGCATCCCCGCGTGCAGCCCCGCGCCCCGCACGGAACCCTCGTCCGGGCAGTCGCGGACCGTGGTGACGGCGGGGCGGCTGACGGCGCCCGAGCGGTACGACCGGCTCGTCGACGCCTTCGCCAAGGTCGTGGCGGTGCACCCGGACTGGACGCTGCGCATCTACGGCCGCGGCCCCGAGCGCGGCCGCCTGCGCCGCCGTATCGACGAACTCGGTCTGCACGACCACGTCCTGCTGATGGGGGCGCGCACGCCCATGGACCTGGAGTGGGCCAAGGCGCCATCGCCGTCGTGCCGAGCGGCGCCGGACCCTCCGGCCTGCCCCTCGTGGAGGCCATGA
- a CDS encoding response regulator, whose product MHVIRVVVVDDEALVRSGFQLILNAADGIEVVATVSGAEAVARVREERPDVVLLDIRMPDVDGLTVLREVRTLPDAPVVAMLTTFDTDEYVLAALRHGAAGFLLKDTEPEQLAQMVRTLAAGGIVMSPKASRTLLLSHPGTEAVDAEETARVERLTARERDVLMLVTEGLSNTDIGTRLHLSAGTVKDHVSAIFAKLRVTSRIQAALLAQRARLLDERDRPRTGR is encoded by the coding sequence ATGCACGTGATCCGGGTAGTGGTGGTGGACGACGAGGCGCTCGTCCGCTCCGGTTTCCAGCTCATCCTGAACGCCGCCGACGGCATCGAGGTGGTCGCCACGGTGAGCGGCGCCGAGGCCGTGGCCCGCGTCCGCGAGGAGCGTCCGGACGTCGTCCTGCTGGACATCCGCATGCCGGACGTGGACGGGCTCACCGTGCTGCGTGAGGTGCGTACGCTGCCGGACGCGCCCGTCGTGGCGATGCTGACGACGTTCGACACCGACGAGTACGTGCTGGCGGCGTTGCGCCACGGGGCGGCCGGCTTCCTGCTCAAGGACACCGAGCCGGAACAGCTGGCCCAGATGGTGCGCACGCTCGCCGCCGGCGGCATCGTCATGTCCCCCAAGGCGTCGCGGACCCTGCTGCTCAGCCATCCCGGCACGGAGGCGGTGGACGCCGAGGAGACGGCTCGCGTGGAGCGGCTGACGGCACGGGAACGCGATGTGCTCATGCTCGTCACGGAAGGGCTGTCGAACACCGACATAGGAACGCGCCTCCATCTCAGCGCCGGCACCGTGAAGGACCACGTCAGCGCGATCTTCGCCAAGCTTCGGGTGACCAGCCGCATACAGGCCGCGCTCCTCGCCCAGCGGGCCCGGCTCCTGGACGAGCGGGACCGGCCGAGGACCGGCCGGTGA
- a CDS encoding sensor histidine kinase: MPAPLVDGGLVAVAAGDAWLAVSDTSWLGVALAAVACAALALRRFLPLAVVLLTLPATVVADLVFAPLAALFALAERSRDRRLPAGCAVLMAAASAAPWPWHDPDSRDRTWTLIQFVYTLAGTAAPVLLGQLVQARRDLSQRLAEIEEAREHERALHAQAVLARERAQLAREMHDVVSHQVSLIAVQAGALQVAAKDTDSREAARTIRSLSVSTLDELRNMVALLRASGGRATELTPQPTLADVRRLVATSGIDAELTGRLPDTVSTPAQRAIYRTVQEALTNVRKHAPGAGATVELWRDGDHVGVTVTNSRPTRPSLPLPGSRQGLVGLRERAEILHGTFASGVTAEGGYEVSLRIPAQPE, translated from the coding sequence GTGCCGGCGCCCTTGGTCGACGGCGGGCTTGTCGCCGTGGCGGCCGGGGACGCATGGCTCGCGGTGTCGGACACCTCCTGGCTGGGGGTGGCGCTCGCCGCGGTGGCCTGTGCGGCGCTCGCGCTGCGCCGCTTTCTGCCGCTCGCCGTCGTCCTGCTCACGCTGCCGGCCACCGTGGTCGCGGACCTCGTCTTCGCCCCGCTCGCGGCCCTGTTCGCCCTGGCCGAACGGTCCCGTGACCGCCGTCTGCCGGCAGGGTGCGCCGTGCTGATGGCGGCCGCCTCCGCCGCGCCCTGGCCGTGGCACGACCCCGACTCACGCGACCGTACATGGACGCTGATCCAGTTCGTCTACACCCTGGCCGGCACCGCCGCCCCCGTGCTGCTCGGCCAACTGGTGCAGGCGCGGCGGGACTTGTCGCAGCGCCTGGCCGAGATCGAGGAGGCGAGGGAGCACGAGCGGGCGCTGCACGCCCAGGCCGTGCTCGCCCGTGAACGCGCCCAGCTGGCCCGTGAGATGCACGACGTCGTCTCGCACCAGGTCAGCCTGATCGCCGTCCAGGCCGGCGCCCTGCAGGTCGCCGCCAAGGACACGGACTCCCGGGAGGCCGCGCGGACCATCCGTTCGCTGAGCGTCTCCACGCTGGACGAACTGCGGAACATGGTCGCCCTGCTGCGCGCCTCCGGCGGCCGTGCCACCGAGCTCACCCCGCAGCCCACGCTGGCCGACGTACGACGGCTGGTCGCCACGAGCGGTATCGACGCGGAGCTGACCGGCCGGCTGCCCGACACGGTCAGCACTCCCGCCCAGCGGGCGATCTACCGCACGGTGCAGGAGGCGCTGACGAACGTGCGCAAGCACGCTCCGGGAGCCGGTGCGACGGTGGAGCTGTGGCGGGACGGCGACCATGTCGGCGTCACGGTCACCAACAGCCGCCCCACCCGTCCTTCCCTGCCCCTGCCCGGCTCGCGACAGGGCCTGGTCGGCCTCAGGGAGCGCGCCGAGATCCTGCACGGCACGTTCGCCTCCGGCGTGACCGCCGAGGGGGGTTACGAGGTCAGCCTGCGGATCCCTGCTCAGCCGGAGTGA
- a CDS encoding GNAT family N-acetyltransferase: MTAIYARNPAAVSVRPARPDDVEAIRAIRNHAIEHSTALWTRTPQTAAQGVAWLAAHLERGSAFVAEAGGEVAGFAVYGPWRELDGYRHTVENSVYVREDRHGLGIGSALLTALIAAAREAGHHVMIAGIEAGNTPSIRLHERFGFQHAGTLPEVGTKFGRWLDLTLMRLPLS; this comes from the coding sequence ATGACTGCAATATACGCAAGGAATCCGGCGGCCGTGAGCGTCCGTCCCGCCCGGCCCGACGACGTGGAGGCGATCCGCGCGATCCGCAACCACGCCATCGAGCATTCGACGGCCCTGTGGACCCGGACTCCGCAGACCGCCGCCCAGGGCGTCGCCTGGCTGGCGGCCCATCTGGAGCGCGGTTCGGCGTTCGTCGCGGAGGCCGGTGGCGAGGTCGCCGGGTTCGCGGTCTACGGCCCCTGGCGGGAGCTGGACGGATACCGGCACACGGTGGAGAACTCGGTCTACGTCCGCGAGGACCGGCACGGACTCGGCATCGGCTCCGCGCTGCTGACCGCCCTCATCGCCGCCGCCCGCGAGGCCGGCCACCACGTCATGATCGCCGGCATCGAAGCCGGGAACACGCCCTCGATCCGCCTGCACGAACGCTTCGGTTTCCAGCACGCCGGCACGCTGCCGGAGGTCGGCACCAAGTTCGGCCGCTGGCTCGACCTGACACTGATGCGACTGCCCCTGAGCTGA